From the Lathyrus oleraceus cultivar Zhongwan6 chromosome 4, CAAS_Psat_ZW6_1.0, whole genome shotgun sequence genome, one window contains:
- the LOC127135802 gene encoding secreted RxLR effector protein 161-like yields MKFKKVLMNEFEMTDLGNMVYFLGMKIMYFKKGIILHQLMYDLELLKRFELKNCNTAITPSETNHKLDSNVKGDDINVTTFKQLVGSLKYLYNTISAICYVVGIVSRFMNKPKWSHYQTSIRILRYIKRTLRYGVLFHSGVKSDSELLCYSESDWCGDRVDIRSTSGYFFKYLGDPISWFSKKQLVVALTTYEAAYIVGALSVCQAIWLINLL; encoded by the coding sequence ATGAAGTTcaagaaggtgttgatgaatgagtttgagatgactgattTGGGAAATATGGTATATTTTCTAGGAATGAAGATTATGTATTTTAAGAAGGGTATCATTTTGCATCAGCTGATGTATGACCTTGAACTTCTGAAGAGATTCGAGCTGAAAAATTGTAACACTGCAATCACACCTTCTGAAACAAATCACAAGTTAGATTCTAATGTTAAGGGTGATGATATAAATGTTACAACTTTTAAACAATTGGTTGGCTCATTGAAATATCTCTATAACACCATATCTGCCATATGTTATGTAGTTGGAATAGTAAGTAGGTTTATGAATAAACCAAAGTGGTCACATTACCAAACTTCTATTAGGATACTAAGGTACATTAAAAGGACTCTGAGGTATGGAGTGTTGTTCCATTCTGGTGTTAAATCTGACTCAGAGCTATTATGCTATTCAGAatctgattggtgtggagacagagttgacatAAGAAGTACTTCTGGATATTTTTTCAAGTATCTGGGAGATCCTATCTCTTGGTTCTCCAAGAAACAACTAGTGGTTGCATTGACAACCTATGAAGCTGCGTACATTGTAGGTGCTTTATCTGTGTGTCAAGCTATTTGGCTTATAAATTTATTGTAG